The following proteins come from a genomic window of Populus nigra chromosome 6, ddPopNigr1.1, whole genome shotgun sequence:
- the LOC133697675 gene encoding LEAF RUST 10 DISEASE-RESISTANCE LOCUS RECEPTOR-LIKE PROTEIN KINASE-like 1.2 isoform X1, which yields MNLNFFLTPFSPIINLFIVTFFLLAKKASCTDPQFLACNPESCSDGQNISFPFHIQGVQPDFCGYPGFTISCNEKGKPVFNLSNSEYIIHDIYYQNQSLRVSNAAVFGKSPSCTPQIQNISLDDGRFHRSSNGKDLFLLYNCNSTLLSNNSELLNYKVDCPGENETVRTLAMLEDDPLLGSTLDKCRTRVLAPVDVYRSENVGAERMLERGFVLNWTASNCSICEDSGGKCGFDNAAYHFKCFCPDRPHAWRCNYSEKDKPGLKLGLKLGLGNSKSKISLLCLGIGCLFMGIILLSYIYLRHFKRRRDSSNLLSMNSSSDPSSKADLEGDGVYLSIPIFSYTELGQATNNFDSEKELGDGGFGTVYYGKLKDGREVAVKRLYEHNYKRVKQFMNEIEILTRLHHKNLVCLYGCSSRRSRELLLVYEYIPNGTVADHLHGDQAKSSPLTWPIRMSIAIETASALAYLHASDIIHRDVKTNNILLDNNFSVKVADFGLSRLFPKDVTHVSTVPQGTPGYVDPEYHQSYQLTDKSDVYSFGVVLIELISSMPAVDITRHRHEINLSNLAISKIQKCAFDELIDSRLGYNSDEEVKRMTTSVAELAFQCLQQDKETRPSMENVLQQLKIIQGGESMENLSNLAISKIQECAVDELIDSRLGYNSDEEVKRMTTSAAELAFQCLQQDKETRPSMENVLQQLKIIQGGESLENLEEVHDDTKRSKNTLPPPSPPYCDEAGLLKNIRLPPSPVSVTAKWASSNSTTPNESV from the exons ATGAACCTTAACTTCTTTTTAACACCTTTTTCTCCAATAATAAATCTCTTTATTGTCACTTTCTTTCTCCTGGCAAAGAAAGCCTCATGTACAGACCCTCAGTTCCTAGCTTGCAACCCCGAAAGCTGCAGCGATGGCCAAAACATAAGCTTCCCATTTCATATCCAAGGCGTGCAGCCCGACTTTTGTGGCTACCCTGGATTCACCATCTCTTGCAACGAAAAAGGCAAGCCAGTCTTTAATCTGTCCAATAGTGAGTATATCATCCACGACATCTACTACCAAAACCAGTCTCTTCGTGTCTCAAATGCAGCTGTTTTTGGCAAAAGCCCCTCCTGTACTCctcaaatacaaaacatatcTCTAGATGATGGCAGGTTTCATCGATCTTCTAACGGTAAAGACCTCTTCTTGCTTTACAATTGCAACTCAACGCTGCTATCAAACAACAGTGAGCTTTTAAATTACAAGGTTGATTGTCCTGGGGAGAATGAAACTGTTCGGACTCTAGCAATGCTCGAAGATGATCCTTTATTGGGCTCTACTTTAGACAAATGTAGAACTCGAGTTTTGGCACCTGTGGATGTGTATAGAAGTGAGAATGTTGGGGCTGAAAGGATGTTAGAAAGAGGGTTTGTGTTGAATTGGACAGCAAGTAATTGTAGCATTTGTGAAGACAGTGGTGGCAAGTGTGGTTTTGACAACGCCGCGTACCATTTCAAATGTTTCTGCCCTGACAGACCTCATGCTTGGCGGTGTAATTATTCCG AAAAAGACAAGCCGGGATTGAAGCTAGGATTGAAGCTAGGATTGGGtaattcaaaatccaaaatttctCTGCTTT GTTTAGGCATCGGATGTCTGTTCATGGGAATAATTTTGTTGTCCTACATTTACCTGCGCCACTTCAAGAGAAGACGTGATTCCTCAAACTTGTTATCTATGAATTCTTCATCTGATCCCTCCTCAAAAGCAGACCTAGAAGGAGATGGTGTTTACCTCAGCATCCCCATCTTCTCTTATACTGAACTTGGGCAAGCCACCAATAATTTTGATAGTGAAAAGGAACTTGGAGATGGAGGTTTTGGAACTGTTTACTATG GGAAGCTCAAAGATGGACGGGAAGTTGCAGTTAAGCGCCTTTATGAACACAACTATAAAAGGGTTAAGCAGTtcatgaatgaaattgaaattcttACTCGCCTGCACCACAAAAACCTCGTCTGCCTTTATGGATGCTCTTCACGACGCAGCCGTGAGCTACTACTTGTCTATGAATACATTCCCAATGGCACTGTTGCTGATCATCTACATGGAGATCAAGCAAAGTCCAGTCCACTGACCTGGCCTATTCGAATGAGCATAGCAATAGAAACAGCTAGTGCTCTGGCTTACCTTCATGCTTCTGACATCATACATCGTGATGTCAAGACGAACAACATCCTCCTTGACAACAATTTCAGCGTGAAAGTTGCAGATTTTGGGCTTTCCAGGTTGTTTCCCAAAGACGTTACTCACGTCTCGACTGTTCCACAAGGGACACCAGGCTATGTTGACCCTGAATATCACCAAAGTTACCAACTTACAGATAAGAGCGATGTCTATAGCTTTGGGGTTGTCCTGATTGAGCTCATATCATCAATGCCTGCTGTCGATATAACCAGGCACCGGCATGAGATTAATCTATCTAACTTAGCAATAAGCAAGATTCAGAAATGTGCATTTGATGAGTTGATTGATTCACGTCTTGGGTATAATTCAGACGAGGAAGTTAAAAGAATGACAACATCAGTTGCAGAGTTGGCTTTTCAATGCTTGCAGCAAGACAAGGAAACAAGACCTTCCATGGAAAATGTCTTGCAgcagttaaaaataattcaaggcGGGGAGTCCATGGAGAATCTTTCTAACTTAGCAATAAGCAAGATTCAGGAATGTGCAGTTGACGAGCTGATTGATTCACGTCTTGGGTATAATTCAGACGAGGAAGTTAAAAGAATGACAACATCGGCTGCAGAGTTGGCTTTTCAATGTTTGCAGCAAGACAAGGAAACAAGACCTTCCATGGAAAATGTTTTGCAgcagttaaaaataattcaaggcGGGGAGTCCTTGGAGAATCTTGAAGAAGTGCATGACGATACCAAGAGGTCGAAGAACACACTGCCACCACCTTCACCACCCTATTGCGATGAGGCTGGTCTATTGAAGAACATCCGTCTGCCACCTTCACCAGTTTCTGTTACCGCTAAATGGGCCAGTAGTAATTCTACTACACCTAATGAAAGCGTTTAA
- the LOC133697675 gene encoding LEAF RUST 10 DISEASE-RESISTANCE LOCUS RECEPTOR-LIKE PROTEIN KINASE-like 1.2 isoform X2 yields the protein MNLNFFLTPFSPIINLFIVTFFLLAKKASCTDPQFLACNPESCSDGQNISFPFHIQGVQPDFCGYPGFTISCNEKGKPVFNLSNSEYIIHDIYYQNQSLRVSNAAVFGKSPSCTPQIQNISLDDGRFHRSSNGKDLFLLYNCNSTLLSNNSELLNYKVDCPGENETVRTLAMLEDDPLLGSTLDKCRTRVLAPVDVYRSENVGAERMLERGFVLNWTASNCSICEDSGGKCGFDNAAYHFKCFCPDRPHAWRCNYSEKDKPGLKLGLKLGLGLGIGCLFMGIILLSYIYLRHFKRRRDSSNLLSMNSSSDPSSKADLEGDGVYLSIPIFSYTELGQATNNFDSEKELGDGGFGTVYYGKLKDGREVAVKRLYEHNYKRVKQFMNEIEILTRLHHKNLVCLYGCSSRRSRELLLVYEYIPNGTVADHLHGDQAKSSPLTWPIRMSIAIETASALAYLHASDIIHRDVKTNNILLDNNFSVKVADFGLSRLFPKDVTHVSTVPQGTPGYVDPEYHQSYQLTDKSDVYSFGVVLIELISSMPAVDITRHRHEINLSNLAISKIQKCAFDELIDSRLGYNSDEEVKRMTTSVAELAFQCLQQDKETRPSMENVLQQLKIIQGGESMENLSNLAISKIQECAVDELIDSRLGYNSDEEVKRMTTSAAELAFQCLQQDKETRPSMENVLQQLKIIQGGESLENLEEVHDDTKRSKNTLPPPSPPYCDEAGLLKNIRLPPSPVSVTAKWASSNSTTPNESV from the exons ATGAACCTTAACTTCTTTTTAACACCTTTTTCTCCAATAATAAATCTCTTTATTGTCACTTTCTTTCTCCTGGCAAAGAAAGCCTCATGTACAGACCCTCAGTTCCTAGCTTGCAACCCCGAAAGCTGCAGCGATGGCCAAAACATAAGCTTCCCATTTCATATCCAAGGCGTGCAGCCCGACTTTTGTGGCTACCCTGGATTCACCATCTCTTGCAACGAAAAAGGCAAGCCAGTCTTTAATCTGTCCAATAGTGAGTATATCATCCACGACATCTACTACCAAAACCAGTCTCTTCGTGTCTCAAATGCAGCTGTTTTTGGCAAAAGCCCCTCCTGTACTCctcaaatacaaaacatatcTCTAGATGATGGCAGGTTTCATCGATCTTCTAACGGTAAAGACCTCTTCTTGCTTTACAATTGCAACTCAACGCTGCTATCAAACAACAGTGAGCTTTTAAATTACAAGGTTGATTGTCCTGGGGAGAATGAAACTGTTCGGACTCTAGCAATGCTCGAAGATGATCCTTTATTGGGCTCTACTTTAGACAAATGTAGAACTCGAGTTTTGGCACCTGTGGATGTGTATAGAAGTGAGAATGTTGGGGCTGAAAGGATGTTAGAAAGAGGGTTTGTGTTGAATTGGACAGCAAGTAATTGTAGCATTTGTGAAGACAGTGGTGGCAAGTGTGGTTTTGACAACGCCGCGTACCATTTCAAATGTTTCTGCCCTGACAGACCTCATGCTTGGCGGTGTAATTATTCCG AAAAAGACAAGCCGGGATTGAAGCTAGGATTGAAGCTAGGATTGG GTTTAGGCATCGGATGTCTGTTCATGGGAATAATTTTGTTGTCCTACATTTACCTGCGCCACTTCAAGAGAAGACGTGATTCCTCAAACTTGTTATCTATGAATTCTTCATCTGATCCCTCCTCAAAAGCAGACCTAGAAGGAGATGGTGTTTACCTCAGCATCCCCATCTTCTCTTATACTGAACTTGGGCAAGCCACCAATAATTTTGATAGTGAAAAGGAACTTGGAGATGGAGGTTTTGGAACTGTTTACTATG GGAAGCTCAAAGATGGACGGGAAGTTGCAGTTAAGCGCCTTTATGAACACAACTATAAAAGGGTTAAGCAGTtcatgaatgaaattgaaattcttACTCGCCTGCACCACAAAAACCTCGTCTGCCTTTATGGATGCTCTTCACGACGCAGCCGTGAGCTACTACTTGTCTATGAATACATTCCCAATGGCACTGTTGCTGATCATCTACATGGAGATCAAGCAAAGTCCAGTCCACTGACCTGGCCTATTCGAATGAGCATAGCAATAGAAACAGCTAGTGCTCTGGCTTACCTTCATGCTTCTGACATCATACATCGTGATGTCAAGACGAACAACATCCTCCTTGACAACAATTTCAGCGTGAAAGTTGCAGATTTTGGGCTTTCCAGGTTGTTTCCCAAAGACGTTACTCACGTCTCGACTGTTCCACAAGGGACACCAGGCTATGTTGACCCTGAATATCACCAAAGTTACCAACTTACAGATAAGAGCGATGTCTATAGCTTTGGGGTTGTCCTGATTGAGCTCATATCATCAATGCCTGCTGTCGATATAACCAGGCACCGGCATGAGATTAATCTATCTAACTTAGCAATAAGCAAGATTCAGAAATGTGCATTTGATGAGTTGATTGATTCACGTCTTGGGTATAATTCAGACGAGGAAGTTAAAAGAATGACAACATCAGTTGCAGAGTTGGCTTTTCAATGCTTGCAGCAAGACAAGGAAACAAGACCTTCCATGGAAAATGTCTTGCAgcagttaaaaataattcaaggcGGGGAGTCCATGGAGAATCTTTCTAACTTAGCAATAAGCAAGATTCAGGAATGTGCAGTTGACGAGCTGATTGATTCACGTCTTGGGTATAATTCAGACGAGGAAGTTAAAAGAATGACAACATCGGCTGCAGAGTTGGCTTTTCAATGTTTGCAGCAAGACAAGGAAACAAGACCTTCCATGGAAAATGTTTTGCAgcagttaaaaataattcaaggcGGGGAGTCCTTGGAGAATCTTGAAGAAGTGCATGACGATACCAAGAGGTCGAAGAACACACTGCCACCACCTTCACCACCCTATTGCGATGAGGCTGGTCTATTGAAGAACATCCGTCTGCCACCTTCACCAGTTTCTGTTACCGCTAAATGGGCCAGTAGTAATTCTACTACACCTAATGAAAGCGTTTAA